In Rahnella variigena, one DNA window encodes the following:
- a CDS encoding YccS/YhfK family putative transporter, with the protein MTLWRRLFYHPEVNYALRQTLVLCLPVGICWLFGNLQMGLLFSLCPACCNVAGLDTPHKRFFKRLIIGGTLFAMSSILLQVMLESWHIPLPLIMLSLALLLGVTGEISPLHARLLPGALVATIFTLSMVGVRPIWQAPVLFAAGTAWYGLFNWAWFRISEEQPMRETLSQLYLQLADYFEAKYSLLTQHTDPETALPPLLTRQQQVIDLIALLYQQLHMLPQHGHHHHHKRLFQRFQVALDLQEHITVSLHQPEEVQKLVEESHAEAVIRRNAQVISARLRVIADDILYHRLSERFTMANELAALEKIAARNPENPVGQFCYYHFSRIARLLRTQRPLYKRDLMNTQPRLPFWPALKSYLSFKSVALRNAARLGIILAIGSSLGLFFNLPKPYWILLTIMLVSQNGYNATRVRIQHRALGTLAGLLIAAGLLKLELPEGITLMCMLIVTLVSYTVLRKNYGLAMVGMTVTAVYTLQLLAMNGVHFLVPRLVDTLIGCALAFGGTIWLWPQWQSGLLRQNAHQALETYQDAIRLLLEENPDTSKLAYTRMQVNQAHNKLFTSLNQAMQEPGFNSHYLADMRLWVTHSQFIVEHINAMTILAREHYMLPEKLATEYLQTCEIALQSCQQRLLYDGPGNENTLINAPELHPDMPLTEMERHLRRVISHLSVMHTISSLAWKQRPHHGIWLTRKA; encoded by the coding sequence ATGACGCTATGGCGAAGACTGTTTTACCATCCGGAAGTTAACTACGCGCTGCGCCAGACGCTGGTGTTGTGCCTGCCCGTTGGTATCTGCTGGTTGTTCGGCAATCTGCAAATGGGGCTGCTGTTCTCTCTTTGTCCTGCCTGCTGCAACGTCGCGGGCCTGGATACTCCGCATAAACGCTTTTTCAAACGCCTGATAATTGGCGGAACGCTCTTTGCCATGAGCAGCATTCTGCTGCAAGTGATGCTGGAAAGCTGGCACATTCCCCTGCCACTCATCATGTTGTCGCTGGCATTACTGCTTGGCGTAACCGGCGAAATCAGCCCGTTGCATGCGCGGCTGTTGCCCGGCGCGCTGGTGGCGACCATCTTTACACTGAGTATGGTCGGCGTTCGCCCGATATGGCAGGCGCCGGTGCTTTTCGCCGCCGGTACGGCCTGGTACGGATTATTTAACTGGGCGTGGTTTCGCATATCGGAAGAACAGCCGATGCGCGAAACGCTCAGCCAGCTCTATCTGCAACTCGCGGATTACTTCGAAGCTAAATACAGCCTGCTGACGCAACACACCGATCCTGAAACCGCGTTACCCCCGTTGCTGACGCGCCAGCAGCAGGTCATCGACCTGATTGCCCTGCTCTATCAGCAACTGCACATGCTGCCGCAACACGGCCATCATCATCACCATAAAAGACTGTTTCAGCGTTTTCAGGTCGCGCTTGATTTGCAGGAGCACATCACGGTGAGCCTGCATCAGCCGGAAGAAGTGCAGAAGCTGGTGGAAGAAAGCCACGCCGAAGCGGTTATCCGCCGTAATGCGCAGGTGATTTCCGCCCGTCTGCGGGTCATCGCCGACGACATTCTTTATCACCGTTTATCCGAACGGTTTACGATGGCCAACGAGCTGGCCGCGCTGGAGAAAATCGCCGCGCGCAATCCTGAGAATCCGGTCGGCCAGTTTTGCTACTACCACTTCAGCCGCATTGCACGCCTGCTGCGGACACAGCGCCCGTTGTACAAACGTGACCTGATGAACACTCAGCCGCGTTTACCCTTCTGGCCGGCGCTGAAAAGCTATCTTTCCTTCAAATCTGTCGCCCTGCGCAATGCCGCCCGTCTGGGGATCATTCTGGCGATTGGCAGCAGCCTGGGGCTGTTCTTTAATCTGCCCAAGCCCTACTGGATTTTGCTGACCATCATGCTGGTGAGTCAGAACGGTTATAACGCCACGCGCGTGCGGATCCAGCACCGTGCGCTGGGCACGCTGGCCGGATTGCTGATTGCCGCCGGTTTGCTGAAGCTGGAATTACCCGAAGGCATCACGCTGATGTGTATGCTGATCGTCACGCTGGTGTCGTATACGGTGCTGCGTAAAAACTACGGGCTGGCGATGGTCGGCATGACCGTGACGGCGGTATATACCCTGCAACTGCTGGCGATGAACGGCGTGCATTTTCTGGTACCGCGGCTGGTGGATACGCTGATCGGCTGCGCGCTGGCGTTCGGCGGCACCATCTGGCTGTGGCCGCAATGGCAGAGCGGATTACTGCGTCAGAACGCGCACCAGGCGCTGGAAACCTATCAGGATGCTATCCGCTTACTGCTTGAGGAAAATCCGGATACCTCGAAGCTTGCTTACACCCGCATGCAGGTCAATCAGGCGCACAACAAGCTTTTCACGTCACTGAATCAGGCGATGCAGGAGCCCGGCTTTAACTCGCATTATCTGGCGGATATGCGCCTGTGGGTGACGCACAGCCAGTTCATTGTCGAGCACATCAACGCAATGACCATTCTCGCCCGCGAGCATTACATGCTGCCGGAGAAACTGGCGACGGAGTATTTACAGACCTGTGAAATTGCGTTGCAAAGTTGTCAGCAGCGACTGCTTTATGACGGGCCGGGCAATGAGAACACGCTGATCAATGCACCGGAACTGCATCCTGATATGCCCCTGACCGAGATGGAACGCCATCTGCGGCGTGTGATTTCACATCTCAGCGTGATGCATACTATTTCGTCACTGGCGTGGAAGCAGAGGCCACATCATGGGATCTGGTTGACGCGGAAGGCGTGA
- the argD gene encoding bifunctional acetylornithine/succinyldiaminopimelate transaminase, with translation MAEKSAVDRGTFDKVILPVYSPAKFIPVKGKGSRVWDQQGTEYVDFAGGIAVTALGHCHPALVKALHEQGETLWHVSNVFTNEPALRLAQKLIDATFADRVFFANSGAEANEAAFKLARYYASHRHSPYKSKIIAFHNAFHGRTLFTVSVGGQPKYSDGFGPKPADIVHVPFNDLDAVKAVIDDHTCAIVVEPVQGEGGVTPATKEFLQGLRELCDKHNALLVLDEVQSGMGRSGKLFSYMHYGVTPDILTTAKALGGGFPVSAMLATEEVASVMEPGKHGTTYGGNPLACAVAEAALDIINTPDVLAGINERREKFISALEAINQKYHIFSEFRGQGLLIGAELSDAFKNRAGEFHAAAAEFGLMMLVAGPNVMRFAPSLVIDFADISEGMERFEKAVGKVCGG, from the coding sequence ATGGCAGAAAAATCAGCGGTAGATCGGGGTACGTTCGACAAAGTGATTTTGCCGGTTTATTCACCTGCGAAATTTATTCCTGTTAAAGGTAAAGGCAGTCGTGTCTGGGATCAGCAGGGCACCGAATACGTTGATTTCGCTGGCGGCATCGCGGTGACGGCGCTCGGACATTGCCATCCGGCACTGGTAAAAGCGTTACACGAACAGGGCGAAACCCTGTGGCATGTCAGCAACGTGTTTACCAACGAACCCGCGCTGCGACTGGCTCAGAAGCTGATCGACGCGACCTTTGCAGACCGCGTATTTTTTGCCAACTCCGGCGCTGAAGCCAATGAAGCTGCTTTTAAACTGGCGCGTTATTACGCTTCCCATCGCCACAGCCCGTACAAAAGTAAGATCATTGCTTTCCATAACGCTTTCCATGGCCGCACATTGTTTACCGTTTCTGTCGGCGGTCAGCCAAAATATTCCGACGGCTTCGGCCCGAAACCGGCTGACATTGTCCACGTGCCGTTTAACGATCTGGACGCGGTAAAAGCGGTCATCGACGATCACACCTGTGCGATCGTTGTCGAACCCGTTCAGGGTGAAGGCGGAGTCACTCCGGCTACTAAAGAGTTCCTGCAAGGGCTGCGCGAGCTTTGCGATAAACATAATGCGCTGCTGGTACTGGACGAAGTACAAAGCGGCATGGGGCGCAGCGGTAAGTTGTTCAGCTATATGCATTACGGCGTGACGCCGGATATCCTGACCACCGCCAAAGCGCTGGGCGGCGGCTTCCCGGTTTCCGCCATGCTGGCAACCGAAGAAGTGGCCTCGGTGATGGAACCGGGCAAACACGGCACCACTTACGGCGGTAACCCGCTGGCCTGCGCCGTCGCTGAAGCCGCACTGGATATCATCAATACGCCAGACGTGCTGGCCGGTATCAACGAGCGTCGCGAGAAATTTATCAGCGCGCTGGAGGCCATCAATCAGAAATATCACATCTTCAGCGAGTTCCGCGGTCAGGGTTTGCTGATTGGCGCTGAGCTTTCCGACGCGTTTAAAAATCGTGCAGGCGAATTCCATGCCGCCGCCGCCGAATTCGGCCTGATGATGCTGGTCGCCGGACCGAACGTCATGCGGTTTGCGCCCTCACTGGTGATTGATTTCGCTGATATCAGCGAAGGGATGGAAAGATTTGAGAAAGCAGTGGGGAAAGTTTGTGGGGGGTGA
- a CDS encoding aminodeoxychorismate synthase component II, with amino-acid sequence MLLLIDNYDSFTYNLYQYFCELGAEVKVLRNDQLTLTDIEQLAPSHLVISPGPCTPDQAGISLQAITHFSTRLPILGVCLGHQAMAQAFGAKIVRARQAIHGKTSPVRHTGQSVFTGLNNPLTVTRYHSLVVAPETLPDCFDVTAWTERYGERDEIMGIMHKTLPLHGVQFHPESILSEQGHQLLDNFLKI; translated from the coding sequence ATGCTGCTGCTGATCGACAACTACGACTCCTTCACCTACAACCTTTATCAATATTTTTGCGAGCTGGGCGCTGAGGTGAAAGTGCTGCGTAACGATCAGCTGACGCTGACCGATATAGAGCAACTTGCTCCGTCGCATCTGGTGATTTCTCCCGGCCCCTGCACACCGGATCAGGCGGGTATTTCCCTGCAAGCCATCACGCATTTCTCCACCCGTTTGCCGATCCTCGGCGTGTGCCTCGGGCATCAGGCCATGGCGCAGGCGTTCGGCGCGAAAATCGTGCGGGCGCGTCAGGCTATCCACGGTAAAACATCGCCGGTGCGACATACCGGCCAGAGCGTATTTACCGGGCTGAATAATCCGCTGACTGTCACCCGCTACCATTCGCTGGTGGTGGCGCCCGAAACGCTGCCGGACTGTTTTGACGTCACCGCCTGGACAGAGCGCTACGGCGAGCGCGATGAAATCATGGGCATCATGCACAAAACCTTGCCGCTGCACGGGGTGCAGTTTCACCCGGAAAGCATTCTGAGCGAGCAGGGGCATCAGCTTCTGGATAATTTCCTTAAAATCTAA
- a CDS encoding putative adenosine monophosphate-protein transferase Fic translates to MNDKLVDGADPYYYPGINVLKNSLDIREAHRLQQAELAFTALRAAAMPLGPAVMGLPHLCAIHLSLFQDIYPWAGEFREIDIYKDDTQFCHFGYIENEGNALMQELEEEEFLVGLPLDKFAERLAHYYTGLNLLHPFREGNGRVLRIFVEQLVIHAGYDIDWSSISRERWLSANKTAVFGDETDLVAIFNEVISEIDDEH, encoded by the coding sequence ATGAACGATAAACTCGTGGACGGTGCGGATCCTTATTATTATCCCGGCATCAATGTCCTGAAAAACTCTCTCGATATCCGTGAAGCTCACCGGCTGCAACAGGCTGAACTGGCCTTTACGGCGTTACGGGCGGCGGCTATGCCACTCGGCCCGGCGGTTATGGGGTTGCCACATCTGTGTGCCATTCACCTGTCGCTCTTTCAGGATATTTATCCGTGGGCAGGGGAGTTTCGTGAGATCGACATCTACAAGGACGATACCCAGTTCTGCCATTTCGGCTATATCGAAAATGAAGGCAACGCCCTGATGCAGGAGCTTGAGGAAGAGGAGTTTCTGGTCGGATTGCCGCTGGATAAGTTTGCCGAGCGGCTGGCTCACTATTATACCGGCCTGAATTTGTTGCATCCTTTTCGCGAGGGCAACGGGCGGGTGCTGAGAATTTTTGTCGAGCAGCTGGTTATCCACGCCGGGTATGACATCGACTGGTCCAGCATCAGCCGTGAACGCTGGCTGTCCGCCAATAAAACGGCGGTGTTTGGTGATGAAACCGATCTGGTCGCCATCTTCAATGAAGTGATCAGTGAAATCGATGACGAACATTGA